The Eubacterium ventriosum genome includes the window GTACTATAGTGGTAACATCAAAGGACACAGTACTTATTTCTACGGTACTTGCCCTAAGTGCAAAACCAAACACTAAGTGTATTTCATAAAAGGTTTTATATTAACAATATTATTTTTAAAATTTAGGAGGAAAAAAAGATGGCAAAATTTGTATGTTCAGTATGTGGTTATGTTCATGAAGGAGATTCAGCACCAGAAAAGTGCCCAGTTTGTGGTGTTCCAGCAGAAAAATTCACAAAGGTAGAAGAAGGCGAAAAGACATGGGCTGCAGAACATGTAGTTGGTGTAGCACAGGGTGCTAGCGAAGACATTATTGCAGACTTAAGAGCAAACTTTGAAGGAGAATGTTCAGAAGTAGGTATGTATCTTGCAATGGCAAGAGTTGCTCATAGAGAAGGATATCCTGAAATCGGATTATACTGGGAAAAAGCAGCTTACGAAGAAGCTGAACACGCTGCAAAATTTGCAGAATTACTTGGTGAAGTTGTAACAAACAGCACAAAGAAAAACTTAGAAATGAGAGTTGAAGCAGAAAACGGCGCTACAGCAGGAAAATTCGACCTTGCAAAGAGAGCAAAAGCTGCAAACCTTGATGCAATCCATGACACAGTACATGAAATGGCAAGAGACGAAGCAAGACACGGCAAAGCATTTGAAGGATTATTGAAAAGATACTTTGGTTAATTACGAGCAACGTTAAAATAAATAGCTTACACCTGGGAGTTTACTCACAAAGGTGTAAGCTATTTTATTTTAATGTTGTGACAATCTCCAGCGAAAAGAAGCGAAGCGGATTTGAGCTGGAGGTTGCTCGTAATTATAAGCTACTTTTTATTTTATACTTATTGGGCGACAGCCCTCCATGAAATAGCCCGTAGGGCTATGAATGGCTCGGCTTGCGCTATTGAAATTTGTCTGTATTGTTAGCTTATTTTCTTAAATACAATTGACTTCTTATGCTATATTTGCTAGTATAAAAATAGAAAAGGTGCTACCGATAGACGGTTAGCCCTGTATAATATGATTGTTTAAAAAAGTAACCACACTATTGCAAGACTGGCGGTTACTTTTTTAGTGTTTTAATTACCACTTATATCCACATGAAGTACATGTCATTGTTTTCCCAAAATTACTACCAAAAATTCCAAACAACCCTATTGATGTTGCCTTTTGTTTTGTTGTAATTTTCCTTACAGTTTCTTTACCACAAACAGGACATTTTGCTCCCTCTACCTGATTTGGTACTTTCAATTTTTGATGTAAAATTTCAGTTTTCTGCTGTATATCCTCCATCATTTTGATTACTTCTTGATTTCCATACTTCTTTTCATAGCATTCTTCTTCATATTGAACTAATCTTTTTTCAGTATCACTAATAGTATACTGAAAAGTTTTGTCATAAGCCTCTGCAAACTCACTATTAATATCATAAATACGTTGTTTCGCTCTACATTCTTTTTTCCATAATTCTATATACTCCTTTACAGTAGTATCATCAAAATTAATTTTTTTATCAAATTCAAACCATTTATTACTTGTATAGTCTGGATATCCCTTGATAATATTATGAGAACACAATTCCTTTAAAGCAACATCTATTGCTCCACAGTCATTATATATTATATTATCTTCCCTATTTGCATTTGAAGTCATAATTCCATACTCTCCTAGTGGTTTTTCTGATTCATTTAATGCTGAAAGTATAACATAATATTGGAATACACTATATACATCTATACTATAATCATACTCATAATCTTTATTTCTTTGCTCACAATACATCCCCATATTCTTATCAAACCAATTATCCAATTTTTCCTCATTTTCGTTATAATATTTATATCTATGCCAACGTGCGTTCTCTCCCATAAAATACGCATAATCAAGTTCTGGTGTATCCGAAATTTCTTTACAATGTGATAACTCTATCTTGTCGAATGCAGCGCTCCAAGCTTGGAGCGACTCTAAATTGTTAACATTCAGTTCATCTTTAGGAAATTTAATATTATTATAATTCATTATTAATTTTGCTTTCTTCTCACCTATACTCCAATCAACATACGCATATTCGAACTCATAATCATAATCTAGCATTTTCATATTATTATATTCTTCTTTTATCCGTTTTAAAGTCGGCATAGGATACCCACACTTAGGGCAACTTTCCGCACTACTAGAAACCATCGCATTACATTCTGGACATTTTATTAAAGCCATTATCTTTCCTCCTCTTTTTTCAATTTTTTATTGTTTCTCAAGTTTTAACGCCTCTGCTTTGCTTTTAAAGCACACACCACATATATGTCCCTTTTCCATGTCACCTTCATAATAATTCTCTGCATCTTCATATTTGTCAAACCATTTTTGATTCGATTTTTTCATTCTCTTTGCTGCATAACACAAATCTAATCCATTATGAATTGTCTTTTTGTCTAAATTTAACAAGTACCTTTTCATGAATTATGTTCTCCTTTGTTTTCGCTATATATGATAGTTTAAATTATATTACTTATTATGACTTGTGTCAATCGCATTACGCTATTGCCACAAGGTTTATTCTATGTTTAATTCACTCTACAATTATTGTATGGAGGTGGTTATATTGAAACCTGAATACAAACATTTATACGAAAAATTTGGCTTAAACGTTGTGTATTATAGAAAGAGAGAAAAACTTACTCAACTTCAATTAGCCGAACTTGTTGATATTGACAGAAGTCATATAAGTGCCATTGAACTAGGAAAAGTTGGAGTGTCTTTTGATGTTATCTTCAAACTTTGTGATGTACTAAAAATAACGCCAAAGGAATTATTTGATTTTAGATAAAACTAATCAATACAATATGCAAAAGAAAACTAGGAAAGCCACAAAGATTTTATTCTTATGCAACTTTCCTAGTTTTAATTTTAAATTATTACACCCTTTCCAAATTCTTCAAGAGTTCATCAATTCCCTGCTTTGAAATACCTATATAATACTTATGTGTTACTGAACTGCTACTATGCCCCATTTGATTGCAAAGCAAATGTTCGGGAGTATTTAAAGTAGCAAGAGTAGTACCATAAGTATGTCTTAAATAGTGATACTTGAAATCAATATGATATTTTTCTTTCAAAGTCCTTGTATGATACTTCATTGCATTTACTGTTTGCATTCTTCCGATTGGCATGGAATTTACTAGTTCAAGAGAAGAAATTGTATTCCCTTGAATATCTTTTATGAGTGTTTGCTTTTGTTGTCTTAATTCTGCCAATTCTGTCTTATACTTTTCCTGCTGCTGCATTAGATTAGTAAAATATTCTTTCAGTTTACTACACATATATATTTTTCTTTTGGCATTTCTTGTTTTGAGTGGCACTAATTTTATCATTCCATTCTGATACTGCATTTGTCTGTCAATCGTAATAGTACCATTTTTTAAATCTATCTTATCCCACTTTAAACCAAAACACTCATTGATTCTCAATCCGCAATACTTACCTAACAAATATGCGGTTTCTACATTCGTTCCTTTAAAATAATTATCTAACTGCTGCATTTCCTCTTTACTAAAAAATACAATGTTAGTTTCTTCATCAATCTTTAGCTTTGGCATATGTATTTTTGTATCTTTATTGGAACAAAGTTTATTATATTTATCTATGCTTAAATAATCTCTTGAATATGCTTGTCCGAAAATCAAATAGAACATTTTTAGAAATGATTGTGTATAAGAATATGCCCTATTATCTTCATAATAAAGTTCTGCCAAATAATCATTTATTTCGGCAACAGATATATCATCAACATATCTGCTGCCGAATCTGTCTTTGATATGATTCTTCCATAAACTATCCTGCTTTTTTATGGTTGTATAGGCTTTCCCGCTCCTGCCATATTCGCAGTATTCTTCAAAGACTTCTTTGACTGTTTTTCTTGTTATTTCCTTTTGTGGCTCTTTCACTATTTGAGCCTATGCAATAGCAAGACTTCTAGCTCTAATTGCTTGTTTTTCTGTTTTAAACGGTTTCCCCTCTTCATTTCTTACTCTTCTTTGTGATTTTTTCTTGCCATTGACAGTAATTACAAATCTGTAACCCCAATAGCCATTCTCCAATTGAAATACTCCTTTGTTGTTATTTGTTGTTTTCTTCATGTTAATACCTCCAAAAAGTTGTCCTTTTATTATAGAAACTTTTTAAAAGTTGTATTAACTTGTAACAAAATTGTTTTATAAACTGTCCGTTGAAACTTATAGAAAAGCCTTTGTTTATCGGATTCCCCCAATAAACCATTTAAGAAATATACATATGATTGACCATTGCATAAATGGCAAGAGACGAAGCAAGACACGGCAAAGCATTCGAAGGATTATTGAAAAGATACTTTGGTTAAGCTACAAGCTGAGTAAGTGTAAAATAAAAGTAGTTGAATGAGGATGTTTGTACCGACCCCCAAAAGTTAGACCTAAAAATCTAACAATTGGAGGTCGATATTTTTATGGCAAAATACAGTTATGAATTCAAAAAGCAGGTTATTGAAGCATATCTTAGCGGTGAAGGTGGCTATAAATACTTAGCCAAACGATATGGTGTACCTGCCTGGTCAAACATTAAGAAATGGGTTCGGAATTATGAAACTCATGGTGACAAAGGACTTATGCGTTCGCGAAAACAAGATAAATACTCTTTTGAAAAGAAGCTTTCTGTTGTAGAATTATATTTAGCAAGTGAACTCTCATATCAGGAGCTGGCTCTTCGTGAAGGAATATATAATCCCTCTCAAATCTGTAAGTGGGTAAAGGATTTCCGGATCGCCGGTCCTGATGCATTGAGACCACATAAGAAAGGTCGCAGGAAAACATTGGGTACATCAAACAAAAAGTTAAATATTGAACAAGATACAACTACAGTTCCGGTTGATACCAGTACTGAACATGTAAAAGAACTTGAAGATGAAATTCTTAAGCTTAGAATAGAGAATGCATATTTAAAAGAACTGAGGAGGCTGCGTTTAGAGGAGGAAGCTCTTCTGAAAAAACAGCGAGAATCGTCCACAGCCTCCGGGGAGAATTCAAATTAAAAGACATTCTCGCAGTTGTTGGTTTTCCAAAGGCAACATATATGTATTGGCAAAAAAGATTTGATAGAGAAAATCCAGATATAGAATTAGAAGAAAAGATTCATGAAATACATAAATGTAACAAAGATTATGGCTACCGTCGCATGTGTGGTGAACTCCGCAATCAAGGCCATATCGTGAACAAGAAGAAGGTTCAACGCATCATGCAGAAATATAATCTTCAGGTGATGTCATTTACGAGGAAGAGTCGTAAATATAGTTCTTACAAGGGTAGAATTGGAACGGTTGCTCCTAATAGAATCAAAAGAAGATTTAATACACACATACCTCATCAGAAGATTACAACTGATACAACAGAGTTTAAATACTATGAAGTAGATTCTAAAGGTAAAATGACAATGCATAAGCTATATTTAGATCCATTCATGGATATGTTCAATGGTGAAATAATAAGTTATGGAATAGATAAACGTCCTTCAGCAGCAAATGTGATGAATGCACTAAATGAAGCCATTGAGGTAACTTCTGACTGCCCATTTCGAAGGACCTTTCACTCAGATCAAGGATGGGCATATCAGATGAAAGCTTATTCACATAGACTTAGAGAAGAGAAAATATTTCAAAGCATGTCACGAAAAGGTAATTGCCTTGATAATTCAGTCATGGAAAATTTCTTTGGTCTGCTTAAACAAGAAATATACCATGGAACTGTTTATTACAGTTATGAAGAATTGAAAACTGAAATTGAAAAATATATAAGATATTACAATGAAAAAAGAATTAAAGAAAAACTAGGATGGTTGAGTCCTGTCCAATACAGACTCAGCCTCTTGGTTGCATAAAAAATGCGTAACAGATATTAAAACCTGTTACGCAATAAAAGTCTAACTTTTTGGGGTCACATCAGTTTACATACTCAGGCAACTACTTTTTATTTTATACTTATTGGGCGACAGCCCTCCATGAAATAGCCCGCAGGGCTATGAATGGCTCGGCTTATAAGTAACGTTATGACAATCTCCAGCGAAAAGAAGCGAAGCGGATTTGAGCTGGAGGTTGCTCGTAATTATAGCTACAAATCAAGCAAATATGACTCAAAAGACTGCGAAAAAGAGTACTTGTATTCTTTTTCGTAGTTTTTTTAATTTATATTTATAGGGCGACAGCCCTCCATGAAATAGCCCGTAGGGCTATGAATGGCTCGGCTTGCGCTATTGAAATTTGTCTGTATTGTTAGCTTATTTTCTTAAATACAATTGAAAGGATCTCAAAATCGCTCATAAAGTCAAGCCCTCCTTTCCCAGATTTCCTCTTTAGAAGATTTCTATGTAATCAGAGGGTTCAGTCCCTCTGTTGAAGGACTAACCGCCTACCGTTTCTTGGTAGCACCTAGTGCAAGTCTATCAAATCCATCAATAGAACTCAATGTTATTTTTCAACAAATCGTTTATATTTTGTCTTATTATTTATCTTTATTTTTTATGTTATGCAAAAAGTCCTCAATCCACAACGCTTATGTTTGTAAATTGAGGACTTGTACTTTTTTGCTATTCTTTTTCCAACACTTCCATTATAGAATCAACATCATACTCAGGTGCGAATTTACTTGCAACATTGCAAATTTTCTCAATAGTTGATACATCTTCTTCCAAATCATCAGCAATCTCTTCAATGGATTTATTTTTTACTAACTTCTTGCACACAAGCTTTATTAGTTTTATTTTTTCTCCATTCGCTCTTCCAACTTCTAGTCCGTGTTGTTCCCCTTCCTCATAGAAATCTTCTTTCCAATGAGCCATTGTTTCTTCTTCGTTGTATTCTCTCCAAAGCATATCTTCTACCTCCGATCTATGATCCTGTAGAAATTCCTTTAATACATTATTGTCCAAACAATAATCAATGGCTTTTTTTATTGCATCTTTCAATTCTAATGACTCTGCCAGGAATTCCTTTATCTTACTTACCATAATAGCATATTCTCTTAAAATTGAACACTTGGACATTAATTCTTCGTTATGTCCTGCATTTATGTTTAGCACTGTTGCAGTCCACTCAAATTCTCCATCCTTGCACGGAACCATAAATGCGTCTGACAGTTTCAGCACCTCCCTGTCAGGTCTTTTTTCATTGCCGTTGTAAAAAACATAATATTGAGGTGTAGGTATTTTAATTAATTTTCGACGAAAAACATCCAGATTGTTTCTCACTATGTAATCATTGTAAAGTTCTGCCGAATACCTGTAGCCTCTTAGTGGCATGTTATAACTCCATGTGCTTTGATGCTCATAAATAGCCATGTTCCAGTCTATAATGCATGACACGTCATTTTTCATGTTCATGTAAAAAACATCATCTAATGTGTTTATTTCCAAATCATCCGGATTTGTATAATTACTGTCATTTAATGCATTATATAATTCCAATAAGTTACCTTTGTTCTTTTCGTATCCAAATAGTTTTCTGAATACTCTGTCTTTGTGTTTTTTGCTTCCTTCCATAAACTCTCCTTTAGTTTATTCCGGGACAGCATAATATAACTAATACCTATATGGAGTCAGTAAATTAAAAAGCGAACAAGCTCATGTCACTTTTTAATTGTATTTATAATTATACATATATTATGGAAGTTTGCAACAATAAATTTATATAATTTGTTATTTAACATAATATTATCTTTAATCATAAAAGGCACTTATTTTCAAATACAACCGTATCCGAAATGAAATGCCTTTTAATTATGTTCTACTGTACTGCACAAACCACTTGTTTAGAAACTTCCCTATATACAATACTCTATTGTATATATTTCCAACATTGTTACAACAATTTAGCCAAGCGTTCATTTACTCTACCTATAAAATGATTACTTCTGTCTTTTAATACTTCCCTGCACTCCTGTTCATTATCTACACATATTTTACCATTTAAACCAAGTATTGATTTTGTTGCATCATCATCTATTCTCTTTACATAATCACTTAATTTGTCATTTAAAATATCTCTATTTTCTTCATCTGTTATGTAAATGAAATTAAATGGAGAATTTAGAAAATAACTATCATCCTTTCTCAAATCAACTCCTGATTTCTTGCTTTCTTCAGAATCTGATTTTAGTGATGCTAAAGGTATAACATGATGTTTGTGTAAACTTTCATCTATAAACGGATTTAATTCTTTTTCCTTATCTATAAGACCTTTGTATGTCATTGATAAATAATACTGACATACAACATCCCTAAAAAATGATTTAGGTGTTATTCCTGCACTATTCATCTCTAATAACAAAAATTTCTTTTCTGAATAATAATCCACTTTAAACATTTTTTCCTTTAACTCTGCTAACCACTCTGCATTTTTGGTTTCAATTGTATTAATAAGCTTTTTAATACTGGTAATAGTTCTTTCTGTTTGATCCGAATTATAATAACCTGAAAATATACTTATCCAATACCATGCTTCTAAATAGTCATACGTTCTACTATCTTCTCTGTAACTTTTGTTCGATAAAATATATGAAACAACTACTAACATTAACTTATAATTTATATCTTTAATACTTCTAACACCACATCTCATCTTGAAAAATAAAAGTGCTAAATCCAAAGCATCACATACATCTTCGCATTTATTTTTTAAGTCACAAGGTTTTATTGCTAATATTTTGTTCTTTTTAATCAATTCACTTTTAATATCATCCGGATTAAATAATCCGGCATATGAATAAAGAGACATAACATTTAAATATGCGTCAATATATGTATTAACAGGTTCTCCATTTTTATTTTCGATACATCCCATATCTATCGTGGCTATATATTTTTCTGATGTTAACTTTGCTCTAACATTTTCATTGTTTTTTAATTGTTCATTATAAATAGCCTCCGGATACTTTCTTTTCTTTTTCATATATTTTTCTATTTTATCATAATAATTTTCATCACTTTCACTTGCAAATCTTGCCATTACTAATTCAAATGTTCCTAGAGAGACTCCTCCTTCATTTAAGTTTTCATATATATTAATTGCTCTGGCTCGTTTGCTATTATCGACAATTATCTGATGTAGTTGTATATTATTTAAACAGGATACAAGATATGATCTTATATTATTTTCCCATTCACTTGCCTGTGCATCTAATTTTTCCTTAAAACTTTCATTTGGCATAACTTCCGATACTTTATCAGATATTATATTCTTCTCAAATATGCTCTTTTTTTCATTTTCAATTGAATCGTACTCTTCAATTATATCCAAACATATATTTTCTGATATTCGTTTTAAAACAGTTGATAATCCCATAGTATTCTTCCCTGTTAACCAAAATAAAGGTATTAAATACTCTTTTCCTGATGTACAATAATTAATTAAATCTGATTTTGTTGATTCCTTTTCCTTAAATGGGTTATAGCATTCATCACTATTAGCATTAAATGATATTATTTTTATTGCCTCATATATATCATCTGACAGAAATTTAGGTTCTTCTTTTTCTGCATCTTCTAAAGGAAATTGCAACTTTCTAACCTGAAAAAAATCTTCAACCTCACCTTCCATTCTTTCATATTTAGGTATTCGTAGAAAAAATCTTCTTTGTAATCCTGTTCTATTTATAAGGTTGCTTGACTTCTTTGCCATATCAAAAATAACATTAGAAAATGCATTTGTTAAAACTGTGACTCTCTGCTGTCCATCAAGTAATGCTAAAATTTTTCCGTCCATTTCAAGTTCTTTATACGTTTTTCTTTCTCTACAACCTAGCATTTTATATGCATAATCTTTCGCATCACTATCCAAAAGCAAAATACTTCCTATTGGCATTTTTGCCAATACAGATGCTATCAATCTCCCCTGTTTTTCTTCCTCCTTCCAAATAAATTTCCTTTGAAAATCAGGCAATAAAATTTCCTTTTTAACTATTTTGTCAATTAGGTTACTTAAAGCTTCTACTTTTTCATCCATACTTTTACCTCTCTAAATACTTTTTCTTTAAGTTATTTAAACAAAGCTATTTTCGCCTTGCAAAACTCATCTACATTTCCTCACTTAGTTCTTCCACTGCCTCCAGCAGCTTTTCTATTTCATTCCTTGTTGTGTACCTTCCAACACTGGCTCTTACCACGCCTCCCTTTTCTATATCCATCAAATGTTTATGTATAAGCGGTGCGCAATGATATCCTGTTCTAACTGCAATGTGGTAATCCTGGTCTAATATTGTTCCCACATCCTCTGCCTTGTAGCCTTCAATGTTAAAGGCTACAATTCCTATATGTGAATCTTCCAATGGAAGATATGTAGTTACGTTTTCTATTTTTTCAAGTCCTTTTACAAGGTATTCTGTTAATTCTTTTTCTTTTGCCTCAAAGTCACTTATTCGCCCAATTGTTTCATCTAATGCTGCCTCCATTCCTGCCACGGCAACTATGTTAGGACTTGCCGGTTCCAGCATTGCAGGTATTGTTTTTGGCATATTTAGGTTAAGTGAATCACTTCCCGTTCCTCCGGCAATAAATGGATTAATCTTTGTTCCTTTTCTTACGAAAAATCCACTGGTGCCAAATGGTCCATATAGATTCTTATGTCCTGCAAAAGCTATAAAATCTGCCATTAGGTTGTTCATGTTAATGTCTAATAATCCCAATGACTGAGAGGCATCAATAATAACCTGACTGTTATATTTTTTTGCCATTTCAGTTATCTCTTTAACCGGCAAAATATACCCGGTTACGTTGCTTATATGAGTTGCAAAAACTTTCGTAGGAGGATTCATGGAAAACATATATTCCATTTTTTCAAAATCTATTTCTAATGTTTCGCTCTTTAATGGGAGTTCTATTAAATCAAAACCATATTTTTCACTAATCAAATGTAATGGTCGCATTACTGCATTATGTTCAAAAGGAGAAACATAGCAAATATCTGCACCACTCCAATCCAAACCACCAATTATTACATTCATTGCAATTGTGGCTGATGGCGTAAGCACAATGTCTGCAACATCTTTTCCTTTTATAAGTTTCAAGGCTTTCTCTCTTGTCCGGTCTATTATTTCCGTTGCTTTTCTTGCCAGACTATAAGAGCCTCTTCCCGTATTAACTGCAAGATTTCTGTTTACATAATCCATCTCCGTATAAACAGACTCCGGCTTTGGAAAAGTTGTTGCTGCATTATCTAAATATATAGTTTTACTATTATTCTCCTTATCCATAACTTATCCCTCAAATAAATCCACTTATAATCAGTAACTTCCATTTGCATATGGCAAATCTCTTTTATTAATATCTTTCGCAAATCTTACTGTTCCATTACTTTTCAATCAATTCAATTATTTACTCAACAGTTCTTCCAGTGCCTTTACCAACACTGAAACTTTCTGATTAAGTTCCAATGTATCACCAAATTCTTCCAGTGCATCCTCTATTGCATTCTGAAGGAAATAACTTGTGCTGTCGTCACTGTCAGGTTCAAAGAATCTTTCGATTGTACTTTCCCCTGTTTTAATTGAAATCTTATTTTCTCCCTCTGTTGACTGTTCACTTTCCTTAATAGACTGAATAGTGTTTTTAACATAAGTTAACTCTTCGACAAATCTTTCATAAGAATCGTTTTTCCAATCATTGATATAAATTCCTGTAATAATTTTGCACAATCTTGAAACAATTTCATCCTCATCGTTAGTAGTCAGCTTTTCAATGTACGTCATAAAGCCTGTAATATTCTCAGCGTAAATATGTGACTTTGACTTTTCACTTTGTTTTGAATACCAGTTCTTTAAACATGCACTTAAACTTTCATCAGCCCTTGCTCCAAAAATGCTCTTAACCTGAACTGCTGTTTTCTTCTTTGCATTTACAAGATTGTTGTCCATATATTTTTTAATTTCTTCTATCTGTAAAGTAACATTTTCAAAAACTGCATCACCGCTATTGTCATGGCATATTGCCTTTGGTATTTTTTCAAAAAGAACTTCTCTTGGGTTAAGTTCTATGCCCTTAAATACTTTTCTAAAAGAGTACATTCTTTCGAAAGCATCTTCTTCCAAATAGCCCTGCTCATTTTCTTCAAAAAGCTGTTTTGTAAATGTTAAAGTATACTGGTCCAATGATCTGTACCATCTCTGCATACTTTCCACAATGTTGTTTAAGCGCTGCATTTTTGACTTCTGTTTTTTTCTTAACTCTTCGCTAAGGAAAAGTTCTTCTAAAACCTTTAGATATTTTTCTTTCTCAATACTTTCCTTTTCAATAAAAAGATAATAATCCTGTGGTTTTTCGTTAATATTGTTTAAAATACTGCTTGAAATCTCCACTTCCTTATTCTGAAGATAAATAATCGGCGTATCCTGCAGATTAATTATTTCCTTTGCAATAAAAATAGGAATTACTCCTTTTCTTGTGCCAAAATCCTTACCCAATAATTTGTTATAAAGGACCTGAAAAGAAACCTTCTTGCCTGCACATTGACCTATAAAAGCATCGATTTCTTCAATAATTCTTCTACAGCCTTCCTCCTCAGAACTGTCCCCTTTTAAAATTCCCGTATGCATAAGAGTAGCTCTAAAAATAGTTGCCTCCGAGCTTGTACCCTTTTCAAATCTATTAAGTTCTTCTTCGTTTAAAATGGCATCTATAATTAAATTTCGTGCCTTTTTAATCTGTGCTGATACGCTTTTTCTGTTAATTAATTCGTTGTTAATCTTTGGTGCATGTTCGTAGTAGCTTAAGCATATTTCACTTAAAAATCTATTAAAACTAATCTGGTTTTCAAAACACAACTCCGTCACACCATTTAATGTATTAAAATATTTGCATCTGTTATTTTCCGGCAAATATGACTTTTCAAGTTCTACATTTATTTCAAAAATCAAATCTTCCTTATATATTTCAAGTTCCTGTTGCAGAACTTTATTTTCTTCTAAAAAATCTTTATCCTTAAGCAATTTTTCCACAGCTTTTAATTTTCTAATGTTCTGCTGCTCTGAAAAGCCAAATATTTTTTCAGGATATATTACAACAAGTCTGTTATCATTTAGTTCCTTTAAATGTTCCTTAATCTGATTAACATCCCCATCTTTAAGCATAACAAGACATATAATCAGACCGTCTGCCTTATATGTTTCAAATAAATATTCTGACTTAGATGTATTTAGAAACTGCTCCGGTGTCATATATACGTACTTGAAATATCTTGTCATTGTATATTCCTGGTTGTATTTCTTTGGAAGTACATAATCAAGTTCTGACACTGTGGCAATTTCTTCCTGCCAGTTAAGGCTTAAAGGCTGCTTTTCAATCATGTTGTTCATCTGATTATCAAGATTTACGCCTACGTTATTTTTAAATGCATAAACCCCAAGCTTGCTTCTGTAGGTTACAATATTTTTGCTTTCAAGTTTTTCAAGGCTACTTACAAAATCAGCCATATTTAAACCTGTTGCCAATCTGATTTCCGTCTTTCTAACCGGAACTTCCTCATTTCTATTAATCATATGAAGAATAGCCATTGCCTTAATTATTTTTTCTTCATTTAATGATTCAGCCTTAGTTAAGGCATAGTCTGCCTTAAGCCATTCATTGTGTATGTTAGTAAGAGAAATACTGTCCCTAAACATATTTTGAAAATAGTCATAAACTACATCAACAGACAGTAATTCTTCGCTACCGTTTTCTACTATATTAA containing:
- a CDS encoding NADH peroxidase, translated to MAKFVCSVCGYVHEGDSAPEKCPVCGVPAEKFTKVEEGEKTWAAEHVVGVAQGASEDIIADLRANFEGECSEVGMYLAMARVAHREGYPEIGLYWEKAAYEEAEHAAKFAELLGEVVTNSTKKNLEMRVEAENGATAGKFDLAKRAKAANLDAIHDTVHEMARDEARHGKAFEGLLKRYFG
- a CDS encoding zinc ribbon domain-containing protein, which encodes MALIKCPECNAMVSSSAESCPKCGYPMPTLKRIKEEYNNMKMLDYDYEFEYAYVDWSIGEKKAKLIMNYNNIKFPKDELNVNNLESLQAWSAAFDKIELSHCKEISDTPELDYAYFMGENARWHRYKYYNENEEKLDNWFDKNMGMYCEQRNKDYEYDYSIDVYSVFQYYVILSALNESEKPLGEYGIMTSNANREDNIIYNDCGAIDVALKELCSHNIIKGYPDYTSNKWFEFDKKINFDDTTVKEYIELWKKECRAKQRIYDINSEFAEAYDKTFQYTISDTEKRLVQYEEECYEKKYGNQEVIKMMEDIQQKTEILHQKLKVPNQVEGAKCPVCGKETVRKITTKQKATSIGLFGIFGSNFGKTMTCTSCGYKW
- a CDS encoding helix-turn-helix domain-containing protein produces the protein MEVVILKPEYKHLYEKFGLNVVYYRKREKLTQLQLAELVDIDRSHISAIELGKVGVSFDVIFKLCDVLKITPKELFDFR
- a CDS encoding tyrosine-type recombinase/integrase, coding for MKEPQKEITRKTVKEVFEEYCEYGRSGKAYTTIKKQDSLWKNHIKDRFGSRYVDDISVAEINDYLAELYYEDNRAYSYTQSFLKMFYLIFGQAYSRDYLSIDKYNKLCSNKDTKIHMPKLKIDEETNIVFFSKEEMQQLDNYFKGTNVETAYLLGKYCGLRINECFGLKWDKIDLKNGTITIDRQMQYQNGMIKLVPLKTRNAKRKIYMCSKLKEYFTNLMQQQEKYKTELAELRQQKQTLIKDIQGNTISSLELVNSMPIGRMQTVNAMKYHTRTLKEKYHIDFKYHYLRHTYGTTLATLNTPEHLLCNQMGHSSSSVTHKYYIGISKQGIDELLKNLERV
- a CDS encoding IS3 family transposase (programmed frameshift), whose amino-acid sequence is MAKYSYEFKKQVIEAYLSGEGGYKYLAKRYGVPAWSNIKKWVRNYETHGDKGLMRSRKQDKYSFEKKLSVVELYLASELSYQELALREGIYNPSQICKWVKDFRIAGPDALRPHKKGRRKTLGTSNKKLNIEQDTTTVPVDTSTEHVKELEDEILKLRIENAYFKRTEEAAFRGGSSSEKTARIVHSLRGEFKLKDILAVVGFPKATYMYWQKRFDRENPDIELEEKIHEIHKCNKDYGYRRMCGELRNQGHIVNKKKVQRIMQKYNLQVMSFTRKSRKYSSYKGRIGTVAPNRIKRRFNTHIPHQKITTDTTEFKYYEVDSKGKMTMHKLYLDPFMDMFNGEIISYGIDKRPSAANVMNALNEAIEVTSDCPFRRTFHSDQGWAYQMKAYSHRLREEKIFQSMSRKGNCLDNSVMENFFGLLKQEIYHGTVYYSYEELKTEIEKYIRYYNEKRIKEKLGWLSPVQYRLSLLVA